AGACCTGCAGCGAGCCGAGTATGCAATCGCTGAACGTCGCGCGCCGGAGAACCTCGAGGCATGGGGGCTGTACCAGCGCGCCCTGCCGCTCATCTACCGCTTCACTCGCGAGGACAGCGGCCTGGCGCGCGCCCTGCTCGAGCGCGCCACCGCGCTCGACACGCACTTCTCTACAGCGCTAGCCCGGCTGGCGGAGTTGGGAGTCTGGGACTTCATCTTTTCCTGGACCGATTCTCCGCAACAGACGCTCGACGCCGCCGTCGCCCATGCGCGCCGGGCCGTCGACCTGGATCCCCGCGACGCACAGGCTCAAGCCCAGTTGGCCTTTGCGCTCATGACGGCAGGGTTCGGCGACGAGGCCCTCGAAGCGGCGGGTCGCGCTCTCGATCTCAACCCCAGCATGCCCCCTGCATTGATCGTCTATGCTTACCTGCGGCACATGACCGGGCACCCGCCCGAGGAGAGCATCGAACTCATCCAGCGCGCCATGCGGCTGAGTCCTCACGATCCGGCGGAGTTTCTCTTCTATGACGTGCTATCCGGGGCCTACTTGAACGCGGGACGCCATGTGGAAGGTCTGGCGGCGGGCCGGCGGCTGGTTGCCCTCTCGCCCAGCTACTACTGGGGCTACCTCTGGTGCGCCATGAACGCAGTCGGACTCGGCCAGCTCGACGAGGCTCGCGCCATGGTCCGTGAAGCACGGCGCATTCTTCCCGGGCTGTCGCTCGCGCTTGTACGTCAGAGTCTCGGTGCGATGGCGCCCGAGGTTGACCACCGTTTTGCCAACGCCCTGCGCCAGGCCGGTGTGGAGTAGAAGTTCGACCGGATGGGACGCTCCTCTACCCCGGCCGCGTGTTACGGCTGCCACGCTTGCCCGCTGAGCGGGTCCCCTTTTTCCGACTGCTTCGTTACAGGTTGATCAGTTGATGCCCGCCGCAGTTCAACTGCGCGGCATCGTACAGGCGCAGCAGCAGCCCCGTGCCGTAGCGCGCCAGATAGGTGATGCCGCCGACCTCCCGCTCCTGAAGCCCCTTATGAGGATAGAGCGAACTCATGAGCTGCCCGGCGTGGCGGGAGATTTCCTGGTTGCGGCGTAGCTGGGCCCGCGCCGCGCGTCCCCGCAGCCGTTCCAGTTGGTGCGTCATCTTGGAGCGGGCCTTGGTGGCGGCGTTTACCAGTGTGGGATCGAGTTGCTTCAGGGAATCCGAGATGCCGTCGAGGGAACCGGCGAGGGTCTGAGAAGCGGAGTCAAAGTGCGCAGCCAGGTCGGGCGGGATACATCGTTTAGCCAGGACCTCCTGCAAATGTTCGGAGCCATGGAAGGTGTCCGGCAAGCAGACCTGATAGCGATCCAGCAGTCGCTGAATACGCGGCTCGATCAATGTCGCGCTGAAGCGAGGCACGACCGTCGTTACCCTCCCCAGCAACTCTTCATAGACCACAGCGGCCTGGGCGAAGTAGGCCACTTCCGCAGGACCGCCCACGTAGGCCACCGTGGGCAGCAAATAGTCCTCCACCACCGGGCGCAACAGCACATTGGCGCTGAATTCCTCCGGATGGTCGCTGATGCGGCGCAGCAGCTCGTCCTGGCTCATCTTCTGCCGGCCGGCCTGGAACCCCGCGTTCGCGCGGTGCACCGGCAGCCGTGCGCCCTGCTGCAGTTGAAAGAGCAACGTGGATTCGGGAGTGACCTTCACCTGCGCATGGAAGCCCCGCGCTTCCAGCGCCTTGTTGCGCGCCAGCAACGCGCCGTCCAGATCAGCCGCGGCCAGTGCCGCCGCCCGCAAGACCGGTTCGGCGATGCGGTGCAGCTCCGGATCGGAAGCATCCACCAGCACGATGCCGGAGTCGCGGAACAGGCGTGAGAACAGGCGCGCGAAGGCCCCGCCCAGCGTCTCGCCCGGGCGGTAGCTCTCCTTGAGGAACTCGTAGGCCTCCGACTCTCCCAGGATCCGGCCCGCGGCCCGCACGGCGTCCTCGATCTCGGCCCCAAGACGGATCGAACCGACCGGGGCATTCTCGTCTCCATGCGACGGGGTCGCGATGCGCTCCAGCTCTCCCTCGGCATTCAGCAGGGTGACGTGGTTCACTTCGGCCAGGTCGTGGTCTTCGGTGGCCAGCCAGAAAATGGGAACGCAATCGGCGCCGGCCTGGGACGCTTCCACCGCCAACCGGATGGCGGTCAGGGCCTTGTAGACGGAAAACAGCGGCCCGCCGAACAGTCCCACCTGCTGCCCCGTGACCACAGCCGCGGCCCCGGCGCGAAAGCGCCCCAGGCTTTCCAGGGCCGCCGGGGAGGCGCCCCAGGCCCGATTCTGCCGCTCCAGGATGTCGGCCACCCGGCGTCGCCGCTCGTCGTCGTAGCGGACGGCGCGCGCCTCCTCGGCCAACCATTCCTTGGAGAATGGCGAACGAGGGTAGAACTCTCGAACGGAGTGGTGATTCGAGGTATACTCCGCAAACAGGTGCGACGTATGTGGTATCCCTTCGTAGGGCAGACAGTCCGTCGACACCTGCTTCTCTCCTTCGGGCCCCGATTCTACAAGCCAGCAAGAGGTTTGATATATGCGTAGATCAAAGGATGCACAAAAAGCGCTGCTCGTGTTGTGGATCGTGTTCTCGTGCCTCGGCATGGCCACCGCTCAACGCACAGGGGGCGCATCCGGGGGAGCCGGGTCGCGCGGAACCACCAGCACCTCCGGTCGCGAAGCGATTACTTCGCGCAGCGGCGCTACCCTGACCCGCGACGTCTTCGACGGAGGCGTTCCGGAGCCGGACATTCCTACCGGGAACCCCGCACTCAGCGACAGTCGGCCGATCAAGTTCACCGCCCGCTCCGAGCTGGTGCTGGTTCCCGTCATCGTCCAGGACAAGCAGGGCAAGCATGTGCCCGCGCTCACCCGCGACAACTTCATTCTGCTTGAAGACGACAAGGAGCAGGCCATTGCTTCCTTCGAGGAGGTCCGCACGGTCGCCGGAGGCGTGCGCCGCGTCGGTGTCGCCCCAGGAGAGTTCAGCAACCTGATCCAAAGTGACGGCCAGCAGCCGCGCGTGATGATCATCGCCCTCGACAGCCTGAATACACCGTTTCTGGACCAGACGCGCGCCCGCGCAGCCCTCATCAAGTACCTGGCGGAAACCGTCCAGCCGGATTCGCTCATCAGCCTGATCAGCATCAATCGCAAGGGCGTGCGCGTCATTCACGACTTCACCAGCGACCCCAATATCCTCATCGCTGCCCTGCGCAACGTAGCCGGGCAGCTCCATCAGTTGGAGGGATCCGTCACCCCGCCGGCGGACGCGCTCAGCCATCCCAACGCGGATATCCAGGGCCGCCCGGAGTCACGCCTGCCGCCCCGGATCGACGCTGAAGCGCAGGAGCTGCTCTTCTTCGTCCGCGAGGCCGACACCGAGCTCGCCAAATTCCAGCGGGCGGCCGCCATTAACGCCACCTTGGAATCGTTCCAGCACATCGCCCGCGCTTACCGCGGCATCCCCGGACGCAAAGCGCTCATCTGGGCCACGGCCGGCTTTCCTTTCGTCATCGACGATTCCACCGGCCTCATCGGGGCCGGCGGTTCCGCGGCCCTGTATGAAAGCACCCTGGAGATGCTGAACCACGCCAACATCGCCGTCTACCCGGTGGATGTGCGCGGTTTGGTCGGGATGAACCTCCCGGATGCCACCCAGCACTACACCTCGCGCCAGGCTGGCGCCAGCCCCACGGCGGCCATTACGGCCGCCTCCGCTGTCCAGTCCTCCACCCTTGCCACACTCGAGACCTTCGCTTCCATGACTGGCGGCAGGGCCTTCTACAACCGCAACGACATTGATCGCTCTTTCCGCGAAACCACCGAAGACGCCTCGGCCTACTACATGCTTGGCTACTACCTGGACCGGAAAAAGACCTCCGCCGGCTGGCGCAAGCTCAAGGTCAAGGTCGCGCGCGGAGACGTACACGTGCGCTCTCGCAACGGCTTCTTCCTCACCCGCACCACGGTTGATCCCCAGGCGAGCCGGGAGATGGATCTCCGCATTGCCTTGTACTCGCCTCTGGACTACACCGGCGTCCCGCTGACCGTGCGCTGGCTCGAGGATCAGAGCAAGGGGGGCAAGAAGCACAAGATGAAATTCGAGATCGTGCTGCCGGCCAACGCCGCCTCCATCGACGACACAGACAACAATCACCTCAGCCTGGAGATTGCCGCTCTGGTCACCAACGGCAATGGCGATCCGGCAGGGACATACTCCAAGACTATCCAGTTCAACCTGAAGCCGGAGGGCATCGAACAGATCCGCGGCAGCGGCCTGACCTACACCGATATCATTGAGGTTCCGCCCGGAGAGTTCAAGGTCCGCTTCGTCGTGCGTGACAACCTGAACGGGCGCACCGGAAGCGTGGCGGCCCCACTCGCCGTACCTTAGCGCTCGTGCGTCGTTGACTTGCAGCGGCATGGAGCCCACAATGAAAGTACCGCTTGCACATCGTGGGGGCGTCATGGCTTCGACGGAAATGCTTGCGGCCAAGAGGCATGCCGGGGTGCATGCACCCGTGATCGCGTGCAAACACACAAGTGCCAACACTGAGCTGGCATACGCTGCTTAATTGATTAAGTAGCCGTCCTCCGTGGCTTCGCCCGCGGGCTGCGGAAGGACGTCGCACAGCGGGCTGGTTTCCGGCGCTCGGCCCGTGTGCCGGAGACGAGATCATCGGGCTAGCGGTCCGCGTTTCTTGTCCGTTCTGAGCGCGGGCGGCGAAAGTTTCCCGCCTCAGCGGGAAGCGGGAACGTGACTACGCATGTAGGCTCTTGGCTGATGACATTTTCGGACCCGGGTTCAATTCCCGGCGCCTCCACCAAGACCCTTCCGAGGTCCTTGCGACGCGCATGAATGCTCTCGGGTTCGCGTCCCTCTCTCCAGTTGCGGCGCGAGCACGCTATATACTTCGGGCCATGCCCTGTCAGGATCTGGACCGTCTGCGACGGCAAATCGCCGACCTGCAATCACGCCTCAAGGAAAAGCAGCTCCTGGCGCGGCAGTGGGCGGACCACAACACCGGCGAACGCGGAAGCCGGCGAGACTGGGAGGAATTCCTCGCGCGCAAGATCGCGCACACCGCCCGCGAGATCGAGCAGCATCTGCAGGAGCACGGCTGCCAGGAAGAAAAAGCCTAAGAGGCAGCCTTGGCGAAGGAGGCGACGGCCGCGTCCTCGCTGTCGAACGACTCAAAGACCGTGACCAGCTTGGTGATCGCCAACTGGTCGCGCACGCGCTGGGTAAGGTTGGCCAGCCGGATGTCGCCGCTCGCTCCGCGCGCCGAAGTGTAGAGCCCCACCAGTGTCCCCAGGCCTCCGCTATCGATGTAGCTGACGCCGCCCAGGTTGAGCACGATCTTGGAGGACTCGGCGATCAGCGCTTTGACTTTCTCCCGCAGCTCGGTGGCTTCGTCGCCAAAGACAATGCGACCGTTGCAGTAGACGACCGCGACTTCGCCCACCTTCTTGACAGTAAGCTTCAAGGTCATGAGTACCTCCCTGCGGATGAAAGCGCCGCGAAACAGTCGAAAAGCCTAACCCGGTTGCCCTCGCTTGGCAAGGCCCGTCTGCGGGAACAAGGCTGGTGGGGGCGGCGCCGGGGGAGGTACCATGCCGAGTAGCGGGAGGGGCAGCATGCAGCAAGCCCTGGTATTCGTCGCCGTCCTGGTCATCGCTCTCTACATCACCAGCAAGCGCTTCCAGCACAAGTACCATCCCAAACCCATGCGGAAGATGCTGGGCTAGGAGGACAAACCGCACTGACGCAGTCGTGCAGACCATGAGAACGTCCTCCACGTACGCGCTCCAAAATGCGCGGCGCGAAGGTGGAACACCGCGCCCAACACGCTCACGTATAATCAGCCTCTGGTCATGAGCTATCAGGTGCTGGCGCGCAAGTACCGGCCGCAGCGGTTCGCGGACGTCATCGGGCAGGAACACGTCACGCGCACGCTGCGCAATGCCATCGCCCAGCAGCGCATCGCCCACGGGTACATCTTCAGCGGTCACCGCGGCATCGGCAAGACCACGGTGGCGCGCATCCTGGCCATGTGCCTGAACTGCCGGTCCTTCGAACAGCCCACGGCCGACCCCTGCGGCACCTGCGACTCCTGCAACGAGATCCGAGCCGGGCAGAGCGTGGACGTGATCGAGATCGACGCCGCCACCAACCGCGGCATCGACGAGATACGCGAACTGCGGGACGCGGTCCGCTACCGGCCGGCACGCGACCGCTTCAAGGTGTACATCCTCGACGAAGCCCACCAGATCACCGATGCCGCCTTCAACGCCTTGCTGAAGACCCTGGAAGAGCCGCCCGGGCACGTGATCTTCATGCTGGCCACCACGCAGCCGGAGGACATCCCGCAGACCATCCGGTCGCGCTGCCAGCACTTCAGCTTTCACGCGGTGCGATTCGAGGACATGGTCGGCCAGTTGCGCGACATCGCCCAGCGCGAGAACCTGGCGGCCGACGACGACGCGCTGGCGCTCCTGGCGGAAGCCGGCGACGGCTCCATGCGGGACGCGCTCTCGCTGATGGACCAGGCTTCGGCTTCGAGCGGCGGCCGCCTGACCGCCGAGTCGGTCCGCGGGCTGGTTGGTTGGGTGTCTTCCGAAATCTTCGAGCAGCTCATGCAATCGGTTTCCCGGAGTTCCGCGGAAGAAGTGCTGCGACTGGCCGACCGGGTTTTGACCGAGGGACACAATCCCGCGCACCTGACGCGGCAACTGGTTCGCTTTCTGCGCAATTGCATCGTGGCCAAAGTGGCGGGCGAAGACCCTGCCCTGCTGCAGGTGGCTCCGGACGAAGCCCGGAGGGTGATGCGCGTGGCCGCGCTGTTCAGCGAAGAAGACCTGACGCGCTTCCTGCAGATCCTGCTGCGGACGCACGCCGAACTGAACTACAAGCGCGAGCAGCGCTTCCACCTGGAACTGGGACTGCTGAAGCTGGTGCACGCGCAGCGGCTGCTGCCCATCGAGGAGATGCTGAGCGGGGCGGAGCCTGCGGCGCGAACCCCCGGCGAAGGAAAACCGCGAGCGACCGTTGCTCCGGCGCGCTCGGCGCCGTCGCCTGAGCCGCCCTCGCGCCCACGAACGGTCTCGCCGTTCGAGGCCGACCGGGCGCGCAAGAGCAGCACATCCAAGGAAGAGATGTCCAGTTCATCTGCTCCGGTGGCGGTGGCCGAGCGTAGCGAGCCCGGCGCTGAAGGTGCTGCGGATGTGCGCGCGGCGGTGGTGGGCGCACTCGAACAAGGGGGACAGCGCATGGTGGCGGCCATGCTGGGGGCCGGGGAATGGACGGTGACGCAGGAGGAGATTCGCGTGCGTGTGGCAGGTTCGACCAAGATGGCCGACCTGGCGCTGAATGGCGACGTCCGCCGTATCGCCACTGCGGCCGCTGCATCCGCTGCCGGACGTCCGCTGAAGCTGCGCGTCGAAGGCACGGGCGCGGCCAACGGCTCGACCGGCAGCGGCGCGACCCAAGCGGAGACGCCGCCGGCCGCCAGCGGGCGCAGCCGGGCCACGAAAGATCCCGTAGTGCGGCGCATGCAGGAAAAGTTCGGGGCGGAGATCCGCAGCGTCATCGACCATCGGGAGAAGCGCCGTTGAAGTTCGACCCCAGCCAGCTCCAGGAAATGCTCTCGATGGCGCGGGAGAAATACGCCGAGTTGCAGAAGAAGATGGAAGAGACTGTGGTCGAGGCCTCAGCCGGCGGCGGCAGCGTCACGGTGCGCATGAACGGCCGCAAGCAGATTTTGAGCCTCGCCATCGACCCGGAGGCGGTGCGCTCCGGCGACGTCGAGATGCTCCAGGACCTGGTGCTTGCCGCCGTCAACGAAGCCAGCCGCAAGGCCGAAGAAGCCATGAAGCAAGGGATGGGGCTGGGAGGAATGCTGGGAATTGGGTGATTTCGCGACTTGCTGATTTGGTGATTGAATCAGTGAGTCATTGAAGGGCAACAGCAACACCCGCAGTGCTCCACGGTGACCTGTGTCGAGCTTCGCTGAACCCCTCGCGCGCCTCATCGACGAACTGAAGAAGCTGCCGGGTATTGGCGCGAAGAGCGCGCAGAGGCTGGCCTTCCACATCCTGCGGGCGGAAGCCGGGGATGCGGAGGCGCTGGCCGGCGCCATCCACGACGTCAAGGACAAGCTGCGGCTGTGCTCGCGCTGCAACAACATCACCGACGTCGATCCTTGCGTGTACTGCGCGAGCGCCACCCGCAACCCGCGACTGGTGTGCGTGGTGGAGGAACCCACCAACATCGCCGCCATCGAGAAGACGCAGCACTTCAACGGCGTGTACCACGTGCTGCACGGGTCGCTCTCGCCGCTGCACGGCGTAGGCCCGGAGCAGTTGCGCACCGCGAACCTGGTGAAGCGCATCGAAGCGGGCGAGGTGGATGAAGTGATCCTGGCGACCAATCCCACGGTCGAAGGAGAAGCCACAGCGGTCTATCTGGCGCGGCAGCTCAAGCGTCCCGGACTGAAGGTGACTCGCATCGCCACCGGCATCCCGGCGGGCAGCGACCTCGAGTACGTGGACGAGCTCTCGGTGCTGAAGGCCATGGAGGGACGGCGAGAGATGTAAAGGCAGTGGTCAGAGGTGGCAGGGCGCAGGGCCGTTCTCCCACCCTATCGCTCCAAAAGCGGGAGCGATAGGGGTGGGGCAGCCTAGCGAGCATCAGCGCCGGCGATTCCCTTAATGCGGCAGGAAACGCGAGACGTAGGGCGAGTTGCGCTCACTTCCTGTTCCCGACCGGCGATAGTGACCGGATGGGCCTTCGCCCAGGAATTCCGAGAACCAGGCCTCGTGCTCGATCTCCTCGTGCAGGATGGCGAGCGCCAGATCGTAGGTGCGATGGTCCTTGCCCGCCGTGTAATTGCAGATGGCGGTGTAGCCGGCCACGGCGCAGCGCTCGGCGTTGACCAGCACCTTGAGCATGGCCTTGATGTCCTTGGGATTTTTGGGCAGCGAGGCGGGCGGGCAGGCCGAGATGTCGTGGAATTCCTTCATGTTGGCGGGCAGTTTGCCGCCCAGCTCGTAGATGCGCGGCACCAGCGCTTCGAAGTGGTTGCGGTCTTCGATGCGGGCGTCCTCGGTGATCTCTTTCAAGCCTTCGCCATCCATGCCGATCAGGTTCACGCGCAGGATCGTGTAGTAATAAAAAGTGGTGAGTTCGGCGGCCGCGTTTCTCACCAGCATGTCGAGCAGCTTGTCGAGATCGATACCAGCCTTCTTGACCAGATCACGCGCGACTTTGGCCATAATCTCCTCCTCACAGGTAGGGATTCGACTGCGTAGGGTTTTGGATGCCCGCCAACTGCCGGGGGACGCAATTCTAGCTGAGGAATCGGGGCGGCGTCAGGCCGAACGCTGTTTCGCGGCGGCAGCGGGCCTGACTGGCAGAACCTCCACTACCGCGTTGTAATCGGGCTCGGAGGAGATGGGGTCGTAACGGCGCTCGATGAGCACGTTGCACTCCGGCCAGTAGGCCTGCAGGTTGCCCTCGCGGATATCGGCGAAGCGCGCGTTGCCGGCGAACTCGCCGGTCGAGGAGCGCAGCAGGACGATGTCGCCCTCTTTGACGCCCAAGCGAGCGGCATCGCGCGGGTTCATGAAGATGTCGTCGCGCTGGCCGCCGGTGAGCGGATCGGAGGGGCCGAAGGTCATGGAGTTGAACTGCTTGCCGCGGCGGGTGGTGACGTAAAACTTGCCAGGCGGGACGCCGACCTCCGGAATGGCCACGGTGACGAACCGCGCGCGACCGCCGGGCATCTTCTGGAATCCTTCCGTGAAGAGCTGCGGCCCGCCCCACTGCAGCCAATCGCCTTCTTTCGCCAGCTTCTCGATGCCGGCATAGAGGGGCATGGCGGCGGCCATCTCGCGACGGACGTCGGCGTCGGTGACGTAGGCGAACTGCGCCGCGCGCTCCGGCATGAGGCGGCGGGCGATGAGGCAAGGGATTTCCCACTCGGGTCGCGCTTCGCCCACCCTGTAGCCGGGAATCGGCGGCGAGTAGCGGATGCGGCGCTCGGTTGAGGTGGAAGTTCCGCCCGACTCGTAGCGGGTCTGCGCCGGCAAGACGACCAGCACTTCCCCGCCCTCGAGCGTGGAGTAGGTATTGAGCACGATGTCCTGGTGGATGCGGACGCGCACGCGGCGTATTGCCTCCATGACGAAATAGCGGTCCTGCATGGTTTCCAGCAAGTTGCCGCCGATGGTATAGAGCGCGTCGAGCTTGCCGGCGTGTGCGGCTTCGAGCATCTGCCCGGTCTTGAGGCCGCCAGACGCCGGCACGGGCGCCTGCCACAGGTCGCTGAAGCGCCGGGCGTTTTCCGGGTTGACCTCGAAGCCGCCGGGGAACTTATCGGGATCGACGCCACATTCTCCGCCGCCCTGCACGCCGCTGTGGCCGCGGATGGGCATGATGCCGCACTTTTCGCGGCCCAGGTTGCCGCGGATGAGGGCCAGGTCGGCAATGGCCTTGACGTTCTCCACTCCGAAGCGATGCTGGGTGAGCCCCATGGAATAGCAAAGCACGGCGGTCTTCGCTTTGCCGTACATGCGCGCGAAGCGCTCGATCTCGGCCCGCGCGATGCCCGAACCTTGCTCGATGTCCGGCCAGGGCAGGGCGCGCAACTGCGCGGCCAACTCCTCGAATCCGCCGGCGTGCCGGGCGATGAACTCGCGGTTTTCCAGACCCTCTTCCACGATCACTTTCATGACGCCGTTCATGAAAGCGATATCTCCGCCCACGCGGACCTGGAAGAAATCGTCCATCAGGCGGGAGCCGAACAGCGCGCTCGAGGCGACGGACGGGATCCAGTAACGCTCCAGGCCGGGCTCGCGATACGGGTTCACGACCACGATGCGTGTTCCCTGCTGGCGCGCGTAATGCATGTACTTGGTGGTGACCGGCTGGTTGTTGGCCAGGTCCGTGCCGAAGAGGATGAGCAGTTCGGTGCCGATGAAGTCGGAGAGCGAGCAGGTGGGTGCGCCCACGCCCAAGGTCTGCTTCAGTCCGTAGACGCTGGCGGCGTGGCAAAGCCGCGCGCACAGATCCACGTTGTTCGTGCCCAGCAAGCGCGGCAGCTTCTGGAAGGTGTAGTAGGCCTCGTTGGTGAGCCCGCGCGAGGTGGCGAAGAATCCCATGCGGTCTGGCGTGATGCCCTCGAGCTCGGCCGCGATGATGTCGATGGCTTCGTCCCAGGAGACGCGCCGGAAGCCGCGATCGCCGCGGCGCAACACCATGGGGTACGACAAGCGTCCCAGCTTGTGCAGCTCTTCGTTCGACATGGAGCGCAGGACGTCGATATCGGCCAGGGCGGCATCCGGCGCCGCCGGCATGGTGTTCAGGCGCAGCAGGTTCAGGCGGGTCATGCAGAGGTGGACGCCGGAGATGACGTTGTCTTTGAGGCCGTAAGGGCCGAGCGAGCAGCCGTCGCAGACGCCGTGGTTCAGGATGCGCCAAGCGTAGCCCAGGTTGTCGCGGTTCTCCCAGGCGGCGCGGGCCATCTCGCGGAAGTGGCGAGGTTTGTTCGGATGGGCCAGGCCGAAGGGAACCAGGTCGCGCACGCTCACGCCAGCAGTCTAAATCAAGAAGCGAATCCGCTGTGCTGCCTGCCACATCGAAGAGATGCAGACCGAAGGGAGCTCTCTATGCGCTGGGTGGACCGCAGCTTTCGACTGGATACTTCCGCCGAGCTTTTCCCGGAGGTGATCGAGCGCCTTCGCGGCACGCCGGGACGCGTCGAGGAAAAGGTTGCGGGACTCGCGCCCGAGGTGCTGACCCGCCGCGATGGCGACAAGTGGTCCGTTCAGGAGCACGTCGGGCACCTGCTCGACCTGGACGAACTGCACACCGGGCGTCTGGATGACTACGTGGCCGGAGTTGAAGTGCTGCGGGCCGCCGACATCACCAATCAAAAGACGACCGAAGCCCACCACAACCGCCGCCCCATAGCGGAACTCACGCGCTCCTTTCGCCAGGAGCGGCTACGTTTCGTGGAGCGGCTGGAACAGTGGAACCCACAGCGGAGGGAGCAGAGTGCCGTGCATCCGCGACTCAAGCAACCCATGCGGGTCATCG
The Terriglobales bacterium genome window above contains:
- the bshC gene encoding bacillithiol biosynthesis cysteine-adding enzyme BshC translates to MSTDCLPYEGIPHTSHLFAEYTSNHHSVREFYPRSPFSKEWLAEEARAVRYDDERRRRVADILERQNRAWGASPAALESLGRFRAGAAAVVTGQQVGLFGGPLFSVYKALTAIRLAVEASQAGADCVPIFWLATEDHDLAEVNHVTLLNAEGELERIATPSHGDENAPVGSIRLGAEIEDAVRAAGRILGESEAYEFLKESYRPGETLGGAFARLFSRLFRDSGIVLVDASDPELHRIAEPVLRAAALAAADLDGALLARNKALEARGFHAQVKVTPESTLLFQLQQGARLPVHRANAGFQAGRQKMSQDELLRRISDHPEEFSANVLLRPVVEDYLLPTVAYVGGPAEVAYFAQAAVVYEELLGRVTTVVPRFSATLIEPRIQRLLDRYQVCLPDTFHGSEHLQEVLAKRCIPPDLAAHFDSASQTLAGSLDGISDSLKQLDPTLVNAATKARSKMTHQLERLRGRAARAQLRRNQEISRHAGQLMSSLYPHKGLQEREVGGITYLARYGTGLLLRLYDAAQLNCGGHQLINL
- a CDS encoding VWA domain-containing protein, coding for MRRSKDAQKALLVLWIVFSCLGMATAQRTGGASGGAGSRGTTSTSGREAITSRSGATLTRDVFDGGVPEPDIPTGNPALSDSRPIKFTARSELVLVPVIVQDKQGKHVPALTRDNFILLEDDKEQAIASFEEVRTVAGGVRRVGVAPGEFSNLIQSDGQQPRVMIIALDSLNTPFLDQTRARAALIKYLAETVQPDSLISLISINRKGVRVIHDFTSDPNILIAALRNVAGQLHQLEGSVTPPADALSHPNADIQGRPESRLPPRIDAEAQELLFFVREADTELAKFQRAAAINATLESFQHIARAYRGIPGRKALIWATAGFPFVIDDSTGLIGAGGSAALYESTLEMLNHANIAVYPVDVRGLVGMNLPDATQHYTSRQAGASPTAAITAASAVQSSTLATLETFASMTGGRAFYNRNDIDRSFRETTEDASAYYMLGYYLDRKKTSAGWRKLKVKVARGDVHVRSRNGFFLTRTTVDPQASREMDLRIALYSPLDYTGVPLTVRWLEDQSKGGKKHKMKFEIVLPANAASIDDTDNNHLSLEIAALVTNGNGDPAGTYSKTIQFNLKPEGIEQIRGSGLTYTDIIEVPPGEFKVRFVVRDNLNGRTGSVAAPLAVP
- a CDS encoding STAS domain-containing protein, producing the protein MTLKLTVKKVGEVAVVYCNGRIVFGDEATELREKVKALIAESSKIVLNLGGVSYIDSGGLGTLVGLYTSARGASGDIRLANLTQRVRDQLAITKLVTVFESFDSEDAAVASFAKAAS
- the dnaX gene encoding DNA polymerase III subunit gamma/tau; its protein translation is MSYQVLARKYRPQRFADVIGQEHVTRTLRNAIAQQRIAHGYIFSGHRGIGKTTVARILAMCLNCRSFEQPTADPCGTCDSCNEIRAGQSVDVIEIDAATNRGIDEIRELRDAVRYRPARDRFKVYILDEAHQITDAAFNALLKTLEEPPGHVIFMLATTQPEDIPQTIRSRCQHFSFHAVRFEDMVGQLRDIAQRENLAADDDALALLAEAGDGSMRDALSLMDQASASSGGRLTAESVRGLVGWVSSEIFEQLMQSVSRSSAEEVLRLADRVLTEGHNPAHLTRQLVRFLRNCIVAKVAGEDPALLQVAPDEARRVMRVAALFSEEDLTRFLQILLRTHAELNYKREQRFHLELGLLKLVHAQRLLPIEEMLSGAEPAARTPGEGKPRATVAPARSAPSPEPPSRPRTVSPFEADRARKSSTSKEEMSSSSAPVAVAERSEPGAEGAADVRAAVVGALEQGGQRMVAAMLGAGEWTVTQEEIRVRVAGSTKMADLALNGDVRRIATAAAASAAGRPLKLRVEGTGAANGSTGSGATQAETPPAASGRSRATKDPVVRRMQEKFGAEIRSVIDHREKRR
- a CDS encoding YbaB/EbfC family nucleoid-associated protein, which translates into the protein MKFDPSQLQEMLSMAREKYAELQKKMEETVVEASAGGGSVTVRMNGRKQILSLAIDPEAVRSGDVEMLQDLVLAAVNEASRKAEEAMKQGMGLGGMLGIG
- the recR gene encoding recombination mediator RecR, giving the protein MSSFAEPLARLIDELKKLPGIGAKSAQRLAFHILRAEAGDAEALAGAIHDVKDKLRLCSRCNNITDVDPCVYCASATRNPRLVCVVEEPTNIAAIEKTQHFNGVYHVLHGSLSPLHGVGPEQLRTANLVKRIEAGEVDEVILATNPTVEGEATAVYLARQLKRPGLKVTRIATGIPAGSDLEYVDELSVLKAMEGRREM
- the dps gene encoding DNA protection during starvation protein; amino-acid sequence: MAKVARDLVKKAGIDLDKLLDMLVRNAAAELTTFYYYTILRVNLIGMDGEGLKEITEDARIEDRNHFEALVPRIYELGGKLPANMKEFHDISACPPASLPKNPKDIKAMLKVLVNAERCAVAGYTAICNYTAGKDHRTYDLALAILHEEIEHEAWFSEFLGEGPSGHYRRSGTGSERNSPYVSRFLPH
- a CDS encoding FdhF/YdeP family oxidoreductase, whose protein sequence is MSVRDLVPFGLAHPNKPRHFREMARAAWENRDNLGYAWRILNHGVCDGCSLGPYGLKDNVISGVHLCMTRLNLLRLNTMPAAPDAALADIDVLRSMSNEELHKLGRLSYPMVLRRGDRGFRRVSWDEAIDIIAAELEGITPDRMGFFATSRGLTNEAYYTFQKLPRLLGTNNVDLCARLCHAASVYGLKQTLGVGAPTCSLSDFIGTELLILFGTDLANNQPVTTKYMHYARQQGTRIVVVNPYREPGLERYWIPSVASSALFGSRLMDDFFQVRVGGDIAFMNGVMKVIVEEGLENREFIARHAGGFEELAAQLRALPWPDIEQGSGIARAEIERFARMYGKAKTAVLCYSMGLTQHRFGVENVKAIADLALIRGNLGREKCGIMPIRGHSGVQGGGECGVDPDKFPGGFEVNPENARRFSDLWQAPVPASGGLKTGQMLEAAHAGKLDALYTIGGNLLETMQDRYFVMEAIRRVRVRIHQDIVLNTYSTLEGGEVLVVLPAQTRYESGGTSTSTERRIRYSPPIPGYRVGEARPEWEIPCLIARRLMPERAAQFAYVTDADVRREMAAAMPLYAGIEKLAKEGDWLQWGGPQLFTEGFQKMPGGRARFVTVAIPEVGVPPGKFYVTTRRGKQFNSMTFGPSDPLTGGQRDDIFMNPRDAARLGVKEGDIVLLRSSTGEFAGNARFADIREGNLQAYWPECNVLIERRYDPISSEPDYNAVVEVLPVRPAAAAKQRSA
- a CDS encoding DinB family protein, producing MRWVDRSFRLDTSAELFPEVIERLRGTPGRVEEKVAGLAPEVLTRRDGDKWSVQEHVGHLLDLDELHTGRLDDYVAGVEVLRAADITNQKTTEAHHNRRPIAELTRSFRQERLRFVERLEQWNPQRREQSAVHPRLKQPMRVIDMIWFVAEHDDHHLARMTELARKFASGS